In Myxococcus fulvus, a genomic segment contains:
- a CDS encoding halocarboxylic acid dehydrogenase DehI family protein: MARVKQVSEQEARGDVERVYHELRRTMRVTGVDVSLRTWAAWPRFFVAMWEAMGPNVETRAFEESALELWQQTLDTTVAWDDLGAWEEAKLGPSQRFHVRGVLELYETMLPRVTLMVAAVRLALEGQLVGRGESPGIGERLERGAPSRMAAMEWVAEAPSEPGLKTVFADIVKTVGPPGVPGEYRALACWPGYLEAAWRRLKPRIGDASYQQVAEVLRESARRRARELPYVVSLSRHRVTALGEDADAVLKVTEALERRSTVLLLNLSQLVQDVPDMLRQPMPGAARLVPDWVAAEELR, translated from the coding sequence ATGGCCAGGGTGAAGCAGGTGAGCGAGCAGGAGGCGCGGGGCGACGTCGAGCGCGTCTACCACGAGCTGCGCAGGACGATGCGGGTGACGGGGGTGGACGTGTCGTTGCGGACGTGGGCGGCCTGGCCGCGCTTCTTCGTGGCGATGTGGGAGGCGATGGGGCCGAACGTGGAGACGCGGGCCTTCGAGGAGTCTGCGTTGGAGCTCTGGCAGCAGACGCTGGACACGACGGTGGCCTGGGACGACCTGGGGGCGTGGGAGGAGGCGAAGCTGGGGCCGAGCCAGCGCTTCCACGTGCGCGGCGTACTGGAGCTGTACGAGACGATGCTGCCCAGGGTGACGTTGATGGTGGCGGCGGTGCGGCTCGCGCTGGAGGGGCAACTGGTGGGGCGAGGGGAGTCGCCGGGAATCGGAGAGCGGCTGGAGCGGGGCGCGCCCTCGCGGATGGCGGCGATGGAGTGGGTGGCGGAGGCGCCGTCGGAGCCGGGGTTGAAGACGGTGTTCGCGGACATCGTGAAGACGGTGGGGCCGCCGGGAGTGCCGGGGGAATACAGGGCGCTGGCGTGCTGGCCAGGATACCTGGAGGCGGCGTGGCGTCGGCTGAAGCCGCGAATCGGGGACGCGTCGTACCAGCAAGTGGCGGAGGTCCTGCGCGAGTCCGCGAGGAGGCGTGCGCGGGAGCTGCCGTACGTGGTGTCGCTGAGCCGTCATCGGGTGACGGCGCTGGGCGAGGACGCGGACGCGGTGCTGAAGGTGACGGAGGCGCTGGAGCGCAGGAGCACGGTGTTGCTGCTGAACCTCTCGCAGCTGGTGCAGGACGTGCCGGACATGTTGCGCCAGCCGATGCCGGGCGCGGCGAGGCTGGTGCCGGACTGGGTCGCGGCGGAGGAGCTGCGATGA
- a CDS encoding sensor histidine kinase: MSPRPTGGAVTAAFRRWTLAQDPREVLAAAGVGPWWVLTTVVLAVLAVVAWAPGAQRTFDIPFSLGLLCAAPMLVSGLLFSAVHRRRSHIEAWGWVWLVLGVTCLHFFLAALMAMSELQGATVIASLFLFTTAFHGRLHRVTPKQPFLALGTTVALLAALPLRDSDEHLGLFGVIGPAALTAELYLGTFAVQHDRARAEAERLRAAVQAQLLEQQEQDVSRLSRALGEILGHHHELDSALMSAATAADMLSFMGTQRGGHGRADHEDLLRTLNESLRQIREMVAEIRAKGRRYVGSEPEPVELPPLLEGVRASVGLRFPDVDIQLSVEPGQPLRAMMRGGATTLRRVVENLVLNACEGDGKHGASRVSIQARVEPLSGRLEVVIADDGPGFPSALLDVPAEQLYTSKPEGTGLGLYTSECLLRASGGTLHRRNAPDGGALLRLFLPREYR; this comes from the coding sequence ATGAGTCCTCGCCCCACCGGTGGCGCCGTCACGGCCGCCTTCCGCCGCTGGACGCTCGCCCAGGACCCTCGCGAGGTGCTGGCCGCCGCCGGCGTGGGTCCCTGGTGGGTGCTCACCACCGTGGTGCTCGCCGTGCTCGCCGTCGTCGCGTGGGCCCCCGGCGCCCAGCGCACCTTCGACATCCCCTTCAGCCTGGGCCTCTTGTGCGCCGCCCCCATGCTCGTCAGCGGCCTGCTCTTCTCCGCCGTCCACCGCCGACGCAGCCACATCGAGGCGTGGGGCTGGGTGTGGCTGGTGCTCGGCGTGACGTGCCTGCACTTCTTCCTCGCCGCGCTGATGGCCATGTCGGAGCTGCAGGGCGCCACCGTCATCGCCTCGCTCTTCCTCTTCACCACCGCGTTCCACGGCCGGCTGCACCGCGTGACGCCCAAGCAGCCCTTCCTCGCCCTGGGCACCACCGTGGCCCTGCTCGCGGCCCTGCCCCTGCGCGACAGCGACGAGCACCTGGGCCTGTTCGGCGTCATCGGCCCCGCCGCCCTCACCGCGGAGCTGTACCTGGGCACCTTCGCCGTGCAGCACGACCGCGCCCGCGCGGAGGCCGAGCGTCTGCGCGCCGCCGTGCAGGCCCAGCTCCTGGAGCAACAGGAGCAGGACGTGAGCCGCCTGTCGCGCGCGCTGGGGGAAATCCTCGGCCACCACCACGAGCTCGACAGCGCCCTCATGTCCGCGGCCACCGCGGCGGACATGCTGTCGTTCATGGGCACCCAGCGCGGCGGCCACGGCCGCGCCGACCATGAGGACCTGCTCAGGACCCTCAACGAGAGCCTCCGCCAGATACGGGAGATGGTCGCCGAGATTCGCGCCAAGGGCCGACGCTACGTCGGCTCGGAGCCGGAGCCGGTGGAGCTGCCTCCGCTGCTCGAGGGCGTGCGCGCCAGCGTGGGCCTGCGCTTCCCCGACGTGGACATCCAGCTGTCGGTGGAGCCCGGCCAACCCCTGCGCGCGATGATGCGCGGCGGCGCCACGACGCTCCGCCGCGTGGTGGAGAACCTGGTGCTCAACGCGTGTGAAGGCGACGGCAAGCACGGCGCCAGCCGGGTGAGCATCCAGGCCCGCGTGGAGCCGCTCAGCGGACGGCTGGAGGTCGTCATCGCCGACGACGGGCCGGGCTTCCCCAGCGCGCTGCTCGATGTCCCCGCCGAGCAGCTCTACACGTCAAAGCCCGAGGGCACCGGCCTGGGCCTGTACACCAGCGAGTGCCTGCTGCGCGCCAGCGGCGGGACGCTGCACCGACGCAATGCCCCCGACGGCGGCGCCCTGCTGCGCCTGTTCCTACCCAGGGAGTACCGATGA
- a CDS encoding SAM-dependent methyltransferase — translation MRVEPPRSEARHDAVAAYYEEKTERILRRYGPGPRVHFHVGLVDDVPPPGEPEPLVRERVHASQEALLAELARAVGRFPDGGDVLDVGCGLGGGALYWASAHQAWVTAVTNVPSHVELVRTFAEIEGVGARVRPMHCDALAVPGRACFDAVVAVESSSYLPRAEWFRRVRTLLRPGGVLAIADCFLGRPELAAPFDRYWRTRIGSVDEYLSAAHAAGLELEVRDDVSGRAVGFWSLTLELLAHERFSTPGQPPTRVLARSESRREHLRLQQALMDGGLEYGLLVLRRED, via the coding sequence ATGAGGGTCGAACCCCCACGGTCCGAAGCCCGCCACGACGCCGTGGCCGCCTACTACGAAGAGAAGACCGAGCGAATCCTTCGCCGCTATGGCCCCGGTCCTCGCGTGCACTTCCACGTGGGCCTGGTGGATGACGTGCCCCCACCCGGCGAACCCGAGCCGCTGGTGCGCGAGCGCGTGCATGCGTCCCAGGAGGCGCTGCTCGCGGAGCTGGCTCGCGCGGTGGGACGCTTCCCCGACGGCGGCGACGTGCTGGACGTGGGCTGCGGCCTGGGCGGCGGCGCCCTGTACTGGGCCTCCGCGCATCAGGCGTGGGTGACGGCGGTGACGAACGTGCCCTCGCACGTGGAGCTGGTGCGCACGTTCGCCGAAATCGAGGGCGTGGGCGCGCGGGTGAGGCCGATGCACTGTGACGCGCTGGCGGTGCCGGGGCGCGCGTGTTTCGACGCGGTGGTGGCGGTGGAGAGCAGCAGCTACCTGCCTCGCGCGGAGTGGTTCCGCCGGGTGCGCACGCTCCTGCGCCCCGGGGGCGTGCTGGCCATCGCGGACTGCTTCCTCGGACGACCGGAGCTGGCCGCGCCGTTCGACCGGTACTGGCGCACGCGCATCGGCTCCGTGGATGAGTATCTGTCCGCCGCGCACGCGGCCGGGCTGGAGCTGGAGGTGCGCGACGATGTGTCCGGGCGCGCGGTGGGGTTCTGGTCGCTCACGCTGGAGCTGCTCGCGCATGAGCGCTTCTCGACGCCGGGGCAACCTCCCACGCGCGTGCTCGCCCGGAGCGAGTCCCGCCGCGAGCACCTGCGACTCCAGCAGGCGTTGATGGATGGCGGACTGGAGTACGGACTGCTCGTGCTGCGTCGCGAGGACTGA